The following DNA comes from Croceicoccus sp. YJ47.
CGGCCTTCACCCGCTCACCGAAATTCGCGGCCCAGCTCAACGCCTGCATCCCGCCCATCGACCCGCCGACGACGGCATGCAGCGTCTCGATGCCCAGCGCGTCGAGCAGCGCGACCTGCGCGCGGACCATGTCGCGGATCGTGATGACCGGAAATCGCATCGCATACGGGCGACCCTCCGGCGCGAGCGCGGCGGGCCCGGACGAGCCCATGCAGCTGCCGATGACGTTGGAGCAGATCACGTGAAACCTGTCCGTGTCGATCGGCTTGCCCGGTCCCACCATGCGCACCCACCACCCCGGCTTTCCCGTGGCGGGGTGCGGCGATGCGACATGCTGATCCCCGGTGAGCGCATGGCACAGCAGGATGGCGTTATCCTTCGCCGCGTTGAGCGTGCCATAGGTGCGATAGGCGATACGCACGCCATCGAGGCTGCGTCCGCTGTCGAGCGGCAGCGGATCGGCAAGGGTCAGCGTCGCGCCGGTATCGTCATGGACAAGGTCAACCATCGGTCCCGGCGATTGGGACGAAGGCGCGATGGTGTCAACATGCCATCCGGTTGCACATGTTTCATTTGACGCAAAGCCTGCGCGGATTAAGGCATCGGGCCCATGACATCCCCCGACGAACAGCCCGCCATTGCCCCGTCCGGGCCGCGACCCAAGCCGTGGATCGAGGGCATCCACGCCTATGTCCCCGGCCAGTCGAAAAGGGCGGACGGCGCGCCGCTCGTCAAATTGTCGGCCAATGAAAATCCGCTGGGCACCAGCGCGGCTGCACTGGCCGCCCGGACCGACGCGCCCGCGCCCAACGCCTACCCCGACCCCGATGCAAGCGCATTGCGCGCCGCCATAGGCGCGCGCAACGGCATCGACCCGCAGCGCATCGTGTGCGGCACCGGAAGCGATGAATTGCTGAACCTCGCGGCGCAGGGTTTCGCAGGGCCGGGGGACGAGGTGATCTACGTGCGCTACGGCTTTGCCGTGTACGACATCGCCGCGCGGCGTTGCGGGGCCACCCCTGTCGTCGCGCCGGACCGCGATTACGGCACCGATGTCGATGCGCTGCTCGCCTGCGTCACCGAACGCACGCGGGTGGTGTTCGTCGCCAATCCGAACAATCCGACGGGCCGCTACATCGGCGCGGAGGAGATGCGGCGCCTGCATGCCGGATTGCCGGGCGACGTGCTGCTCGTCATCGACCAGGCCTATGCCGAATATCTGGCGCCGGGTGAGGACGATGGCGGCATGGCGCTCGCCGCGGCGCATGGCAATGTGCTGGTCACGCGCACGTTTTCCAAGATCTACGGGCTGGCAGGCGACCGGATCGGCTGGGCGACGGGGGCGCCGCCGCTCATCGACGTGCTGAACCGGATTCGCGGGCCGTTCAACGTCACGCTGGCCGGGCAGGCGGCGGCCATCGCGGCGGTCGAGGACGAGGCATTCGTCACCCGTTCGCGCGACCACAATGCGGCGGAGCGTACCCGGTTCGTCGCGGCCATCGCGGCGATGGGCAATCACGGCCTGCGCGCGGTGGAAAGCGAGGCGAATTTCGTGCTCGTCCTGTTCGAAGGGGCGCTGTCGGCCGAAACCGCGCTCCTCGCGATACAGGATGCAGGCTATGCCGTGCGCTGGCTTCCGGGGCAGGGGCTGCCCCATGCGCTGCGCATTACCATCGGCACGGGCGCGCAGATGGACGCGATTACCGCCGTGCTGCGCCGGCTCACGGATGGCGGGGCATGACCGCGCCCGGTGATGCGGCGGCGCCCTTCGATACGGTCACGATCGTCGGGCTGGGATTGATCGGCGGGTCGATCGGGCTGGCGATCCAGCGCTCGCTTCCCGGTGTAAGCGTGCAGGGCTTTGACGCCGACCCGGAGGTGCGGGAAACGGCGCGGCGCCGCGGGCTGGCACATCGGGTTCCCGACACCGTGGAAGAGGCGGTGGCGGACACGGATCTCGTCATCCTGTGCGTGCCGGTGCGTGCGATGGGCGCGGCGGCGGCGGACATGGCAGACGCGCTCCCCTCCCATTGCATCATAAGCGACGTAGGGTCGTGCAAGGCGTCGGTCGCCGAAGCGATCGGGGCGGCGCTGCCTGCGCATACGATCATTCCCGCGCATCCCGTCGCCGGGACGGAGCATTCCGGGCCCGAGGCCGGTTTCGCCAGCCTGTTCGACAATCGCTGGTGCATCCTCACCCCGCCGGACGGGGCGGACGAGGAGGCGGTGGCCCGCCTGTCCGCGCTGTGGTCCGCGATGGGCGCCACGGTGGAGCGCATGGACGCGGAACATCACGATCTCGTGCTCGCCGTGACCAGCCATGTGCCCCACCTCATCGCCTATACCATCGTCGGCACGGCTTCCGATCTTGAGGAAGTGACGCGCGGCGAGGTCATTAAATATTCGGCTGGCGGCTTTCGCGATTTCACCCGCATCGCGGCATCGGACCCCACCATGTGGCGCGACGTGTTCCTGTCGAACAAGCAGGCCGTGCTCGAAATCCTGCAACGCCTGTCGGAGGATCTGAGCGCGATGCAGCGGGCGATCCGGTGGGGTGACGGCGATGCGCTGTTCGAACGGTTTTCGCAGACGCGCGCCATTCGCCGCTCCATCATCGAGGAAGGGCAGGACGATGCGCGGCCCGATTTCGGGCGCGGGGATCACCTGTCGGGCAGGCCCGGCAATGACGAGGACGAGGGGGACACCCCGACCCGCTGATCCTGCGGGTTGAGCGCGTTGATCGCGGCGTGGACGCGCGCCTCGACCTCCGCGCGGTCGAGGCCGGGCGGAATGACTTCGCCAAAGCGATAGGTGATGGTGCCGCTGCGCTTCGGCTTCGTGCGATAGACATGCCCGCTATCGACCGCGACGGGCACCACCGGCAGGTTCATGAGCTTGTAGATCCCGGCGAACCCGGACCGCAGCGGCGGCGCGGTGCCGACAGGCACGCGCGTGCCTTCGGGAAAGATCGCGAAGTCGCGGCCGGTCTTCTTGTACTCGCGCGCGGCCTTCGCCATGGTGCGCAGCGCGGTCGCACCCTGCGTCCGTTCCACGAACACCATGCCATAGGCGCGCGCCGCCCGGCCCCAGAACGGGATGCGCGACAATTCCGCCTTCGCAAAGGGGACCGGATTATTGCCCAGCAGGCGCGGCAATTCGATCGCCTCGAAAAAACTTTCATGGCGCAGGGCATAGATCACCTGGCCCGCCGGACGTTCCCCTTCGAGCACGACCCGAATACGCAGGATATGCGCCGCGCAGGCCCGGTGAAACGCTGCCCATCCGTAGGCGATGCGCTGCACCACGCGCTCCGAAAACGGCGCGGCGAGCATGCCCAGGATCGCGAAAATCGCACTTCCGGGATAGAATATCAGCGCGAACAGCGCCGTGCGCACGCCATTCATATCAGCCCGGTCCATTCGGCCACATGGCGCGCCACGAATTTGTGATATTCGAGGAACAGCATGAACATCGACGGCTCCGTCGGGACCGCATCGACGAGCACGGTCATGCCGGGGTCGAGCGTCTGCTTCACATCGAAAAGCGCGCGCCGCATGTGCCAGTCGCTCGTCACGAGGCGCAGCGTGCGATACCCCTTCGCATCGGCCCACATCGCCGCCTCGTCCGCGTTGCTGCGCGTATCGACCGCATCATAGCCCAGCGCGATGCAGCATTGCAGCAGATCGGCGCGAATGTCGTATTCGGCGGCCAGCTCCTCCGGCTTCACCTCAGGATCGACGCCGGAGATCAGCATCTGGTCCGCCCATCCGCGTTCAAGCACGTCGAGGCCGCGCTCGATCCGCCCGGCCCCGCCGGTCAGCACGACGACGGCATCGGTCCGCGTGTCGCCCGCCGGTTGCGGCAGGACGAGCGCGAACCACGCAAAACCAAGCGCCCAGGCAAGCAGGAAAAAGGCAAAGATACGGCGAAACATGTCGTCAGCGGCTTTAGGGTGCCCTGCCCCGCGCCGCAATCGCGTAATCGGCACGCCGCGCTTTCCCGCCCAACGGATCGCCGCGTTCCGGCAAGGGCGCTACGCGCCGCATGCGCGCTGCGTCAGGGGCGGCGAAGGGTTCGCAATTGCCTGTGCGCGTGGTACGCGCATGTGGATAACCGCGCTTTTGCCATTGCATCGGTCGCTCGCCGGCTTGCCCTGAGGCGAATCGCGCTGTTTAAGATAGGCATATGCTCATCGCCTGCCCCGCCTGCCAGACGCGATACGATGTGCCTCCGGGCGCGCTCGGCGAGAATGGCCGCACGGTCCGCTGTGCCCAGTGCGGCAATAGCTGGTTCGCGGCTCCCGATGCCATCGCCGATCCCGCCCCGGTGGCCGCGGACGATGGCGATACCGCCGGGTTGCCGGATGGCGAAGCCGCGGCGGCGCCAGCGCCTGTTGCGCCGGAAACCGAGGGCGAAAATGTCGGAGCGGACGATTCGGTGCCAGACCCCGTCGACGTGCCATCGCCCGACCACGAATGGGACGAGGAAAGCATGCCCGCTGCCGCGCGGCCCCGGGCCCGGTGGCAGGTGTGGCTGATCGCGGCATTGGGCGTGGCGGCGATCGCGGCGGCAATCTACGGAACGGCGCGTCTTTACGGCCTGCCGGACTGGGCACCGGGCGCCAACAGCAGCTTTGCCACAGCGCCCGAAAATCTGGACCTCGATTTCCCCGACAAGGACCAGATCCTGCAGACAACGGAGGATGGCGCCCGCTTCTTCACCGCGAGCGGCCGGATCGTGAACACCGGAAGCAGCGCCAGACGCGTCCCGCCGATTCAGGTTATCCTGCGCGATTCGCAGGAACGGATCGTCTATAGCGTGGAGATGATCGCGCCCAAAAGCGTGCTCGAACCGGGCGAATCGATCGCCCTGCGCGAGGCGATGACCGACATTCCGCGGTCGGCACGCGTCGTCGAAATCGGCTGGAAATCGTTATAATTGCGATGCGTGTCACGGCAGGGCAAATTGGCGGTTGCGCCGCTCGATCCGTGTTGCTAATGGCACCGACCTACCGGACGGGGCCAGCCCCGAACCTTCTCGGATATGCGGCCGTGGCGGAATTGGTAGACGCGCAACGTTGAGGTCGTTGTGGGCGAAAGCCCGTGGAAGTTCGAGTCTTCTCGGCCGTACCATTCCCCGATCAAAGAAGGGCACTTTGCCCTTCGATTGACGATGCTGCAGCCGCGCTTTGTGCCGGTGCTTCGCTCCCTTCCGAAATCGCCGACATCGGACCGATGCAGACCGTACCGATGCAGGCACGCGCAATCTGCTGTCCTGCCGTGTTCGCACCGGCGCTCTGCATGATCGTTTCGCGGAGGTTGGAAGGGCGCGCCTCCCTTCGCGCGGTGTCGATTCCTGGCGTTTCCATTGAGGTGCTTTGCCGCAACGTCGGGCGCCTCTGCCCACGCGGGCGAAGCCGATGGCCTGCAAAAACCCGATCCGCCACCCCGCCAAAGAAATCCCACCCATGACGTTTTCAGTCAGCAATTCGGAACGATCGCACGCCGATGCGCGCAGTACCCGCCCGAATCGCGCGGACAACAAACGAGACCGCTCGCTTTTGCCGGCATCCGGTTTGCCGCGGTAGTCTGGCGCGTCATTTCGGCGCCACGGTTGCCACGCCGGGCGTCGAGCAAAAGGTATAGTCGCCACCGCGCAGTCCGGCTTGGCGAATTTCCTTTCACTCCGGCCTGATTCCCGATCGCGGCTTGCGAATGTCGGTCGCCGAAAGCCGGACAAAGGAGCAGAGCACGCCGCGAGTGAGACCCAAACCCAGATCTCAGGGACGCCAAGTCGCGTGACCCCGCGAACCGCAGGAGTTCAGCATGTCTTGAAAGGATGGTGCCGCTTACAGGACTCGAACCTGTGACCCCCGCATTACGAATGCGATGCTCTACCAACTGAGCTAAAGCGGCGACGCCATGCGCCTTATCGACGCGTGGCAGATCCGGCAATGCGTTTTTGCGCATCGTCGAATCAAATACCAATGTCCGCAAATGGAGGCCCGAGCCGGAATCGAACCGGCGTGCAAGGATTTGCAGTCCTCTGCGTAACCACTCCGCCATCGGGCCTCGATGAGCGAGCAGCGCAGCTAGCGCGCCTTGGCGAGAAATGCAATCCGGCAAAATGCGCGGATGCAATTCCCGCCTCTTATGCGCGCCGCGGATCTACCCGCCATTGTGCCCCATCGACTGGAACCAGCGCTTCACGTTGCGCGCCGCCTGGCGCAGGCGCTGTTCGTTTTCCACCATGGCGATGCGGACGAAACCCTCGCCCAGCTCGCCATATCCGACGCCCGGCGCGACGGCGACCTTGGCCTCCGCCAACATGCGCTTGGAAAATTCGAGGCTGCCCATGTGGCTGAACTGCGGGGGGAGCGGCGCCCAGGCGAACATCGAGGCGGCGGGCGGCGGAATGTCCCAGCGCGGCCGAACGCCTCCACCATGACGTCGCGGCGTTTCTGATACAGTTCGCGGTTGCGCGCGACGATGTCCTGCGGCCCGTTCAGCGCAGTGCAGGCGGCTGCCTGAATCGGGGTGAAGGCGCCGTAATCGAGATAGCTTTTCACCCGCGTGAGCGCCGCGATCATCGTCGGGTTGCCCACCGCGAAACCCATGCGCCATCCGGCCATGGAATAGGTTTTCGACAGCGAGGTGAACTCCACCGCGACATCCTTCGCCCCCGGCACCTCGAGAATCGAACGCGTCGGCTTGCCGTCGTAATACAGCTCGGAATAGGCGAGGTCGGACAGGACCCACACCTCGTTCTCCTTCGCCCAGGCCACCACCCGTTCGTAAAAGGCAAGATCGACCGTTTCCGCCGTCGGGTTCGACGGGTAATTCACGATCAATACGGTCGGGCGCGGCACCGAATGGCGCATTGCGGCGTCGAGCGCGCGAAAATAATTCTCGTCCGGCGTGGTCGGCACCTCGCGAATCGTGGCGCCGGCGATGATGAAGCCGAAGGTGTGAATGGGGTAGGACGGATTGGGCGCGAGGATGACGTCGCCCGGCGCGCTGATCGCGGTGGCGATGCTGGCCAGCCCTTCCTTCGATCCCATGGTGACGACAACCTCGCGCTCGGGATCGAGATCGACGTTGAACCGCCGCCCGTAATAATTCGCCTGCGCGCGCCGCAGACCGGGGATGCCGCGCGATTGCGAATAGCCATGGGCATCGGGCTTGCGAGCGACCTCGCACAGCTTGTCGATGACATGGTCGGGGGGCGGCAGATCGGGATTGCCCATGCCGAGGTCGATGATGTCCTCACCGCTGTGGCGCGCCGCCGCTCGCATCGCGTTGACTTCGGCGATGACATAGGGCGGCAGACGCTTGATGCGGTAGAATTCGTCGTTCATTTCTCGGCTTTTGGTTGCGGGTTCATGGCCCGTGATTGAAACAAAATTGCGCTCGTGTGCGCTTCGCCACGCTTTGCTTACCCTGTGCGGGGAACTCAAGCCAAATTCGCGCGGACATTGCTTATTGCCGTCATGTGCCGCACAAATGCAATTGCAGTTTGATGGCGAAGGGTGATGCAAGATGGCGCACGGGGCGGACAATTCGGGTAAGGACGCACCGGGGAACGACTGGCTGACAACGATGATGGCGGGGCCGTTTGCGCCCGTCATGGCCGGCCCCATGCGCGAAATGGTCGCCATGCAGTCGAAGGCCGCGCAGGCCATGTTCGATGCCTTCCTGCCCCGCCCCGCCGCCGGAGCCGCAACGTCCGACCCGGCAGAGAGTGACACGCCGCCAGCCGCCGGCGGCGCCCATTGGCAGGAACTGTCCGACAATCTCACCGCGATGTGGCAGGGCTATCTCGCCATGAAGCCGGGCGCGGCCAATCCGCTCGCCGACCCTGCGAAATGGATGGAGATGGCGAGCCGCTGGATGAATCAGTCGCCGCTCACCGAAATGGAAACGCAGCAGCATTTCCTGAAGGAAAGCCTCGCCCTGTGGCAGAACGTGCTCGGCCAGTATGGCATGGCGGAGGGGAGCGCACCCGCCACGTTGCCGCGGCAGGACCGCCGTTTCGCCGATGAGAAATGGCGCGAGCAGCCGCTCTTCGCGATGCTGCACCAGGCCTATCTCCTGTGTGCGGAGGAGATGATGGCCGCCGTCGACAAGGCGGACGGCCTGCCCGACGACCGGCGCGAGCAGATGCGCTTTTTTACGCGGCTGATCACCGAATCGCTCAGCCCCGCGCATTTTCCGCTCACCAATCCGCTGGTCATCGAACGCACGCTCGAAACCGGCGGCGAGAACCTGTTGAAGGGGATGCAGCGGCTCATCAACGATCTGCAGGCCGGGCAGATTACCCACACCGATACCAACGCCTTCGAAATCGGCCGCGACATCGCCGCGACGCCGGGCAAGGTCGTGCATGAAACCGAGCTTTACCAGCTCATTCAATATAGCCCGACGACGGACGACGTGCTGAAAACCCCGCTGGTCGTCTTTCCGCCATGGATCAACCGGTTCTACATCCTCGATTTGGGCGAAAAGAAGAGCTTCGTGAAATGGGCGGTCGCGCAGGGGCTGACGCTTTTCATGGTATCGTGGAAATCGGCGGACAGTTCGATGGCCGATGTCACGTGGAGCGATTACGTCCGCGCGCAGGTCGAGGCGATCGATTTCGCGCGCGAACGGCTGAAGGTGCCGTCGGTGCATACCATCGGCTATTGCGTGGCGGGCACCACGCTGGCCGCGACGCTCGCCATGCTGCACCGGCGCGGGGAAGCGGATCGCGTCGCGTCGGCCACGTTTTTCACCGCGCAGGTGGATTTCAGTGAGGCCGGCGACCTCAAGGCGTTCATCGACGAACAGCAGATGGCCGCGATCGAGGCGACCGCCACCGACGGCTATGTCGACGGGCGCTATCTCGCCACGACATTCAACCTGTTGCGCAGCCCCGATCTCATCTGGAGCTATGTGCTCAACAACTATCTGCTGGGCGAGGATTACCGGCCTTTCGACCTCCTCTACTGGAACGGGGACACGACCAATCTTCCCGCACGCTGGCACCGGGAATATCTGCGCGACCTCTATCATCACAACCGGCTGGTCGAGCCGGACGCAATGGCCGTCGACGACACGCCGGTCGACCTGCGCAAGGTGACGACGCCGGTCTATATCCAGGCGGGCAAGGAGGATCATATCGCCCCCCTGCCCAGCGTGTGGAAGCTGACGCGCCATTTTTCCGGACCGATGCAGTTCACCCTTGCCGGGTCGGGCCATATCGCGGGCGTGGTGAACCCGCCCGCCGGTGGGAAGTATCAGTACTGGACTCTGCCCGATGGCGTGGCGCTTCCCGAAACGCTCGACGAATTTAGGGAAAAGGCAGTCGAAACGCCGGGCAGCTGGTGGCCGGACTGGATCGAATGGCTGCGCTCCATCGACGACGCCACTGTCAAGGCAAAGGGCAAGCGCAAGCCCGGCGGGAAGGGCGACACGGTGATCGAGGACGCGCCCGGACGCTATGTGAAAACGCGTTAGGCTTCAGCCCTTTAGGCCGAAATGCTGCACCGTTGCGACGATTATGGTGCAGTGCAACAAAACATTTGACTTTCCAGCCGCGACCCCCTATTGTTGCATTGCAGCATGAGGCGACGTCCTATTGTTC
Coding sequences within:
- a CDS encoding prephenate/arogenate dehydrogenase family protein; amino-acid sequence: MTAPGDAAAPFDTVTIVGLGLIGGSIGLAIQRSLPGVSVQGFDADPEVRETARRRGLAHRVPDTVEEAVADTDLVILCVPVRAMGAAAADMADALPSHCIISDVGSCKASVAEAIGAALPAHTIIPAHPVAGTEHSGPEAGFASLFDNRWCILTPPDGADEEAVARLSALWSAMGATVERMDAEHHDLVLAVTSHVPHLIAYTIVGTASDLEEVTRGEVIKYSAGGFRDFTRIAASDPTMWRDVFLSNKQAVLEILQRLSEDLSAMQRAIRWGDGDALFERFSQTRAIRRSIIEEGQDDARPDFGRGDHLSGRPGNDEDEGDTPTR
- a CDS encoding histidinol-phosphate transaminase, producing MTSPDEQPAIAPSGPRPKPWIEGIHAYVPGQSKRADGAPLVKLSANENPLGTSAAALAARTDAPAPNAYPDPDASALRAAIGARNGIDPQRIVCGTGSDELLNLAAQGFAGPGDEVIYVRYGFAVYDIAARRCGATPVVAPDRDYGTDVDALLACVTERTRVVFVANPNNPTGRYIGAEEMRRLHAGLPGDVLLVIDQAYAEYLAPGEDDGGMALAAAHGNVLVTRTFSKIYGLAGDRIGWATGAPPLIDVLNRIRGPFNVTLAGQAAAIAAVEDEAFVTRSRDHNAAERTRFVAAIAAMGNHGLRAVESEANFVLVLFEGALSAETALLAIQDAGYAVRWLPGQGLPHALRITIGTGAQMDAITAVLRRLTDGGA
- a CDS encoding YdcF family protein, with the translated sequence MFRRIFAFFLLAWALGFAWFALVLPQPAGDTRTDAVVVLTGGAGRIERGLDVLERGWADQMLISGVDPEVKPEELAAEYDIRADLLQCCIALGYDAVDTRSNADEAAMWADAKGYRTLRLVTSDWHMRRALFDVKQTLDPGMTVLVDAVPTEPSMFMLFLEYHKFVARHVAEWTGLI
- a CDS encoding 1-acyl-sn-glycerol-3-phosphate acyltransferase, translating into MDRADMNGVRTALFALIFYPGSAIFAILGMLAAPFSERVVQRIAYGWAAFHRACAAHILRIRVVLEGERPAGQVIYALRHESFFEAIELPRLLGNNPVPFAKAELSRIPFWGRAARAYGMVFVERTQGATALRTMAKAAREYKKTGRDFAIFPEGTRVPVGTAPPLRSGFAGIYKLMNLPVVPVAVDSGHVYRTKPKRSGTITYRFGEVIPPGLDRAEVEARVHAAINALNPQDQRVGVSPSSSSLPGLPDR
- a CDS encoding PHA/PHB synthase family protein; amino-acid sequence: MMAGPFAPVMAGPMREMVAMQSKAAQAMFDAFLPRPAAGAATSDPAESDTPPAAGGAHWQELSDNLTAMWQGYLAMKPGAANPLADPAKWMEMASRWMNQSPLTEMETQQHFLKESLALWQNVLGQYGMAEGSAPATLPRQDRRFADEKWREQPLFAMLHQAYLLCAEEMMAAVDKADGLPDDRREQMRFFTRLITESLSPAHFPLTNPLVIERTLETGGENLLKGMQRLINDLQAGQITHTDTNAFEIGRDIAATPGKVVHETELYQLIQYSPTTDDVLKTPLVVFPPWINRFYILDLGEKKSFVKWAVAQGLTLFMVSWKSADSSMADVTWSDYVRAQVEAIDFARERLKVPSVHTIGYCVAGTTLAATLAMLHRRGEADRVASATFFTAQVDFSEAGDLKAFIDEQQMAAIEATATDGYVDGRYLATTFNLLRSPDLIWSYVLNNYLLGEDYRPFDLLYWNGDTTNLPARWHREYLRDLYHHNRLVEPDAMAVDDTPVDLRKVTTPVYIQAGKEDHIAPLPSVWKLTRHFSGPMQFTLAGSGHIAGVVNPPAGGKYQYWTLPDGVALPETLDEFREKAVETPGSWWPDWIEWLRSIDDATVKAKGKRKPGGKGDTVIEDAPGRYVKTR
- a CDS encoding zinc-ribbon domain-containing protein, with protein sequence MLIACPACQTRYDVPPGALGENGRTVRCAQCGNSWFAAPDAIADPAPVAADDGDTAGLPDGEAAAAPAPVAPETEGENVGADDSVPDPVDVPSPDHEWDEESMPAAARPRARWQVWLIAALGVAAIAAAIYGTARLYGLPDWAPGANSSFATAPENLDLDFPDKDQILQTTEDGARFFTASGRIVNTGSSARRVPPIQVILRDSQERIVYSVEMIAPKSVLEPGESIALREAMTDIPRSARVVEIGWKSL